From the Streptococcus oralis ATCC 35037 genome, one window contains:
- a CDS encoding PhoH family protein, producing the protein MKEHSIDIQLSHPDDLFHLFGSNERHLRLMEEELDVVIHARTEIVQVIGEESACEEARQVIQALMVLVNRGMTVGTPDVVTAISMVKNDEIDKFVALYEEEIIKDNTGKPIRVKTLGQKLYVDSVKQHDVTFGIGPAGTGKTFLAVTLAVTALKRGQVKRIILTRPAVEAGESLGFLPGDLKEKVDPYLRPVYDALYQILGKDQTTRLMEREIIEIAPLAYMRGRTLDDAFVILDEAQNTTIMQMKMFLTRLGFNSKMIVNGDISQIDLPRNVKSGLIDAQEKLKNIHQIDFVHFSAKDVVRHPVVAQIIRAYEPAPVKVEEKNQETE; encoded by the coding sequence TTGAAGGAACATTCAATAGACATTCAACTGAGTCATCCAGATGACTTGTTTCATCTTTTTGGTTCCAATGAGCGCCATCTTCGTTTGATGGAAGAAGAGCTCGATGTGGTGATTCATGCCCGTACGGAAATTGTCCAGGTTATCGGAGAAGAGTCTGCCTGTGAGGAAGCCCGTCAGGTTATCCAGGCTTTGATGGTCTTGGTGAATCGAGGAATGACGGTTGGCACGCCAGATGTGGTGACGGCGATTAGCATGGTCAAAAACGATGAAATCGACAAGTTTGTCGCCCTTTACGAAGAAGAAATCATCAAGGACAATACTGGGAAACCGATCCGTGTCAAAACCTTGGGTCAAAAACTTTATGTGGACAGTGTCAAACAGCATGATGTTACCTTTGGAATCGGACCAGCAGGGACAGGGAAGACCTTTCTTGCAGTGACTTTGGCAGTAACTGCCCTTAAACGTGGGCAGGTCAAGCGAATTATCCTTACTCGTCCAGCAGTGGAAGCAGGTGAGAGTCTAGGTTTTCTTCCGGGTGATCTCAAGGAGAAGGTGGATCCTTATCTTCGACCTGTTTATGATGCCTTGTATCAGATTCTCGGCAAAGACCAGACCACCCGTCTCATGGAGCGTGAAATTATCGAAATCGCGCCCCTTGCCTATATGCGTGGTCGGACCTTGGATGATGCCTTTGTCATTTTAGATGAGGCACAAAATACGACCATCATGCAGATGAAGATGTTCTTGACTCGTTTAGGCTTTAATTCTAAGATGATTGTCAATGGAGATATCAGTCAGATTGACTTGCCGCGTAATGTCAAGTCCGGTTTGATTGATGCCCAAGAAAAGCTCAAGAACATTCACCAAATCGACTTTGTTCATTTTTCAGCCAAGGATGTGGTTCGCCATCCAGTTGTCGCTCAGATTATCCGAGCTTATGAACCGGCTCCAGTTAAGGTTGAAGAAAAGAACCAAGAAACAGAATAG
- a CDS encoding GNAT family N-acetyltransferase: MESIFVKFAQYPSIETERLLLRPVTLDDAEAMFEYASDRENTRYTFPTNQSLEETKNNIAQFYLANPLGRWGIELKNNGKFIGTIDLHKIDTVLKKAAIGYIINKKYWNQGVTTEANRTVIELAFEKIGMNKLTALHDKDNPASGRVMEKSGMRFSHQEPYARMDNKEPGRIITRVHYVLTKEDYFANK; this comes from the coding sequence ATGGAATCAATATTTGTGAAATTTGCCCAGTATCCATCTATAGAAACGGAGCGTTTATTGCTCCGACCTGTAACCTTGGACGATGCAGAAGCTATGTTTGAGTATGCCTCAGACAGAGAAAATACACGCTATACTTTTCCAACAAATCAAAGCTTAGAAGAAACCAAGAACAACATCGCTCAGTTCTACTTGGCTAATCCCTTGGGACGGTGGGGAATCGAATTAAAAAATAACGGCAAGTTTATTGGTACCATTGACTTGCACAAGATCGATACTGTTCTTAAGAAGGCAGCCATTGGTTACATTATCAATAAAAAATATTGGAATCAAGGAGTGACGACAGAAGCCAATCGTACCGTGATTGAACTCGCTTTTGAGAAGATTGGAATGAACAAGTTGACCGCTCTTCACGATAAAGACAATCCCGCATCTGGAAGAGTCATGGAGAAATCAGGTATGCGTTTTTCCCACCAAGAACCCTATGCCAGAATGGATAATAAAGAACCAGGTCGAATTATCACAAGGGTTCATTATGTCTTGACTAAGGAAGACTATTTTGCAAA
- a CDS encoding YozE family protein, which translates to MRKSFYTWLMTERNPKSNSSKAILADLAFEESAFPKHTDDFDEVSRFLEEHASFSFNLGDFDAIWQEYLEH; encoded by the coding sequence TTGAGAAAATCATTTTACACTTGGCTCATGACCGAGCGCAATCCTAAAAGTAACAGTTCCAAAGCTATCTTGGCAGACCTCGCTTTTGAAGAGTCAGCCTTCCCAAAACACACAGATGATTTTGATGAGGTGAGTCGCTTTTTGGAGGAACATGCCAGTTTCTCTTTTAACCTTGGTGACTTTGACGCCATCTGGCAAGAATACTTAGAACACTAG
- the ald gene encoding alanine dehydrogenase, whose product MLIGIPKEIKNNENRVALTPAGVHSLVSRGHRVLIETNAGLGSGFTDADYQKQGAEIVTTAAEAWAAELVVKVKEPLASEYGYLRDDLLLFTYLHMAAAPELADAMLAAKTTGIAYETVRDNQRQLPLLVPMSEVAGRMAVQIGAHFLTKQAGGSGVLLGGVPGVPKGKVTIIGGGVVGTHAARIALGLGAQVTILDISAKRLSVLEEVFGNQIQTLMSNSFNIEASVRDADVVIGAVLIPGAKAPKLVTEEMVKQMRPGSVIVDVAVDQGGVIETADRVTTHDEPVYEKHGVLHYAVANIPGAVARTSTIALTNVTLPYIEALAGKGFAQAIAEDEGLRQGVTTYQGYLTSLPVAQGLDKEHTSIDELV is encoded by the coding sequence ATGTTAATCGGAATCCCAAAAGAAATTAAAAATAACGAAAACCGCGTTGCCCTCACTCCTGCTGGCGTCCATAGTTTAGTCAGCCGTGGACATCGTGTTCTCATCGAAACAAATGCTGGTCTCGGTTCAGGATTTACTGATGCAGACTATCAAAAGCAAGGAGCTGAGATTGTCACTACTGCTGCCGAAGCCTGGGCTGCCGAGTTGGTCGTGAAAGTAAAAGAACCACTAGCTTCTGAATATGGTTATCTGCGCGACGATCTTCTCCTCTTCACCTACTTGCACATGGCCGCTGCTCCAGAATTAGCAGATGCCATGCTAGCAGCAAAAACAACAGGAATTGCCTATGAAACTGTTCGTGACAATCAAAGACAACTACCGCTCCTCGTTCCTATGAGTGAGGTTGCAGGTCGTATGGCTGTTCAAATCGGAGCCCACTTCCTTACTAAGCAAGCTGGTGGCTCTGGTGTTCTACTTGGTGGTGTACCAGGTGTTCCAAAAGGAAAAGTAACCATCATCGGTGGTGGTGTCGTCGGTACACATGCTGCCCGCATCGCCCTTGGTCTTGGTGCTCAAGTGACTATTTTAGATATCAGTGCGAAGCGTCTCTCAGTTCTAGAAGAAGTCTTTGGAAACCAAATCCAAACTCTTATGTCTAATTCATTCAACATCGAAGCAAGTGTGAGAGATGCTGATGTGGTGATTGGTGCAGTTCTCATCCCTGGTGCCAAAGCACCAAAATTGGTGACAGAAGAGATGGTCAAACAAATGCGTCCAGGCTCTGTCATTGTTGACGTTGCCGTTGACCAAGGTGGCGTTATCGAGACAGCTGACCGTGTGACAACACACGATGAACCCGTCTATGAAAAACACGGTGTTCTCCACTATGCCGTTGCCAATATCCCTGGTGCGGTTGCCCGTACTTCAACCATCGCCCTAACCAATGTCACTCTTCCTTATATCGAAGCTCTTGCTGGCAAAGGATTCGCACAAGCAATTGCTGAAGATGAGGGCTTGCGTCAAGGTGTGACCACTTATCAAGGTTACTTAACTAGCCTCCCAGTTGCTCAAGGCCTCGATAAAGAGCACACGTCTATCGACGAACTTGTTTAA